One genomic segment of Ignavibacteriota bacterium includes these proteins:
- a CDS encoding alpha-L-rhamnosidase: protein MKKNNNLQIYQKFKLIIKIISILFSFVITLSFSDNRISPPTGLLCELLRFPESAAITDSIPEFSWIVPYEVAEQKSYQILVASSKFLLDKNKADFWNSGIVLSSNSININYDGHPLLENSTYWWKVKIFDSKNRESDFSEAQQFHTSVFKKQNDEWLGQSNFVKLPNNTWVSENRQTSTIHKISPKIFNKTSSQKWFADFDKAAFASLELEITADNNNDSITIFLGERKNEDLTVNKNKGKSNIGYEKFSLKLNKGLHKYKIEIPTHHSNSPNHQKLPPFSIEVMPFRFVEIIVENKNVDIKQITQLALFYPFNDSSSDFECSDTNLNKVWELCKYTLKATPFLGIYADGNRERMPYEADAYIQQLGHYSVDREFSVARYSADFLVYNPSWPTEWHMHSIMIAWNDFIYTGNKELLIKNYEYLKNKSLITLAREDKLISTITGKVNEEFLKSINFSGKGIEDIVDWPKGTPIGIRQANNAGPTPEGERDGFEFSNINTVVNSFHYNSLILLAKIAENLGKENDKIFFLQRAFEVRKSINEKLFDSLKGIYNDGETSKHKSLHANMFPLAFDLVPEKNIETVKQFIKSKGMACSVYGAQYFLESLFNVGESEFAISLMNSNSKRSWMNMLNVGSTMTTEAWDEYYKPNLTWNHAWGSAPVNIIPRKLVGIEPIEPGFKKFRIVPQIGNLSFVKLKLPTIRGEIYFELFVKNNEWNLTLTIPGNTKSELFIPSIFTEVKINSFNKYPEKQIFFAGENKNIFSLESGTYSIIAKK from the coding sequence TTGAAAAAGAATAATAATTTGCAAATTTATCAAAAGTTTAAATTGATAATTAAAATAATTTCAATACTATTCTCATTCGTAATTACATTATCGTTTTCGGATAATAGAATTTCGCCGCCTACTGGTTTATTGTGCGAATTATTAAGATTTCCGGAATCTGCAGCGATTACTGATTCAATTCCAGAGTTTAGCTGGATTGTACCTTATGAAGTTGCCGAACAAAAAAGTTATCAAATTTTAGTAGCTTCTTCAAAGTTTTTGTTGGATAAAAATAAAGCAGACTTTTGGAATTCGGGAATAGTTTTATCAAGTAATTCAATTAACATCAACTATGATGGACATCCACTATTAGAAAATTCTACTTATTGGTGGAAAGTTAAAATTTTTGATTCTAAAAATCGTGAAAGCGATTTTAGCGAAGCTCAGCAGTTTCATACATCTGTATTCAAAAAACAAAATGATGAATGGCTCGGACAAAGTAATTTTGTTAAACTGCCGAATAACACTTGGGTTTCTGAAAATAGACAAACATCAACTATTCATAAAATATCTCCAAAAATATTTAACAAGACTTCTTCACAAAAATGGTTCGCGGATTTCGATAAAGCGGCTTTTGCATCTTTAGAATTAGAAATAACGGCTGACAACAATAATGATTCAATTACAATTTTTCTTGGAGAAAGAAAAAATGAAGATTTAACAGTCAATAAAAATAAAGGTAAATCAAATATTGGATATGAAAAATTCTCATTAAAATTAAATAAAGGATTACATAAGTACAAAATTGAAATTCCAACACATCATTCGAATTCACCGAATCATCAAAAATTACCTCCTTTCTCAATTGAAGTAATGCCGTTTCGTTTTGTAGAAATAATTGTAGAAAATAAAAATGTTGATATAAAACAAATTACTCAGCTCGCATTATTTTATCCTTTTAATGATAGTTCTTCGGATTTTGAATGTTCCGATACAAATCTTAATAAAGTTTGGGAACTTTGTAAATACACATTAAAAGCAACTCCATTTTTAGGAATTTATGCAGATGGAAATAGGGAACGTATGCCTTATGAAGCTGATGCATATATTCAGCAGCTTGGTCATTATTCGGTTGATAGAGAATTTTCTGTTGCAAGATATTCTGCTGATTTTTTAGTGTACAATCCGTCTTGGCCGACTGAATGGCATATGCATTCAATCATGATAGCATGGAATGATTTTATTTATACTGGTAATAAAGAATTGCTAATTAAAAATTATGAATATTTAAAAAATAAAAGTCTAATTACGCTTGCAAGGGAAGACAAATTAATAAGTACAATTACCGGCAAAGTAAATGAAGAATTTCTAAAAAGTATAAATTTCTCTGGAAAAGGAATTGAAGATATTGTTGATTGGCCAAAAGGAACACCAATCGGAATTAGACAAGCAAATAATGCCGGACCAACGCCGGAAGGAGAAAGAGACGGTTTTGAATTTTCAAATATAAATACTGTAGTTAATTCTTTTCATTATAACTCATTAATTTTATTGGCAAAAATTGCTGAAAACTTAGGTAAAGAAAATGATAAAATATTTTTTTTGCAGCGAGCTTTTGAAGTTAGGAAAAGTATAAATGAAAAATTGTTTGATTCATTAAAAGGTATTTATAACGATGGAGAAACTTCTAAACATAAAAGTTTACATGCAAATATGTTTCCGCTTGCATTTGATTTAGTTCCAGAAAAAAATATTGAAACTGTTAAACAATTTATTAAATCAAAAGGAATGGCATGCAGTGTTTACGGAGCACAATATTTTCTTGAAAGTTTATTTAATGTCGGAGAATCTGAATTTGCAATATCATTAATGAATTCCAATTCAAAAAGAAGTTGGATGAATATGCTGAATGTCGGTTCGACAATGACGACAGAAGCTTGGGACGAATATTACAAACCAAATTTAACGTGGAATCATGCTTGGGGAAGCGCACCGGTGAATATTATTCCAAGAAAGTTAGTTGGTATAGAACCAATTGAACCCGGATTTAAAAAATTTAGAATTGTTCCGCAGATTGGAAATTTAAGTTTTGTTAAGTTAAAACTTCCAACAATAAGAGGGGAAATTTACTTTGAATTATTTGTAAAAAATAACGAATGGAATTTAACTTTAACTATTCCCGGTAATACAAAATCCGAACTTTTTATTCCTTCAATATTTACTGAAGTTAAAATTAATTCTTTCAATAAATATCCGGAGAAACAAATATTTTTTGCCGGAGAAAATAAAAATATTTTTTCTCTAGAAAGTGGAACTTATTCAATTATTGCA
- a CDS encoding family 78 glycoside hydrolase catalytic domain, protein MKNIFMIFLIIFISSSLKGESVIIKNLRCEYKINPIGVDIDQPRFSWVLESEKRGVKQTAYQIFVSKDLQNLNSENNIEIWNSEKINSDNTIQVYYEGKTLESNTKYFWKVKVWDQDGNIFTSESAFWETGLFKETDWKAKWIGLDRAVGTDNPETPNRILSARMLRHEFSINKKVKNAKVFISGMGLFELSINGKKIGDDVLVPGLTEYNKTTFYMTYDVTKNINKENAIGIILGNGRFFAARKEIPVNTRNYGFPKVICQIEIKYEDGTKDYIYTDKNWKLTTDGPIRKNNEYDGEYYDATMEMADWDKINFNDSKWMNAELVEKPGEKLLSQPNEPIKIMQELNPISVNEIKPGVFIFDMGQNMVGWVELFVKGNRGDKVTMRFAETLNPDGSLFLDNIRSAEVTDTYILKGEGNESWEPKFTYHGFRFVEMIGYPGIPNLNSLKGKVVHDALEITGTFNCSNELINQIYKNAYWGIRGNYRSMPTDCPQRDERHGWLGDRSSESTGESFIFNISNLYNKWACDMRDAQNEKGSIPDVAPSYWPFYNDNTTWAGTYLFVSDMLYNQYGDLKTIKTHYPNMQKWIDHMSQYLKDGIMYKDTYGDWCVPPEDVKLIHTSDPLRTTSSEFIGTVFFNFELRIMAKFAKLLGKDGDAQKYLQKADEIKTAFNNKFLDKELIQYSNNSHTSNILAIAFDLVPSEFRDKIIQNLIQKILGESDGHVGNGIIGGQWLMRTLTYNGHADVAYLLASQSTYPSWGYMIKQGATTIWELWNGDHGDPGMNSGNHVMLLGDLIIWYYENLAGIKTDPLNPAFKHIIMKPEVLGDLNFVNANYNSSRGEIKSNWILEGNKFKWDVKIPANTTAIIYIPTLNKEDVYEGNQIANSVKGIKFIGWEDNLAIFEICSGEYSFTTKGVKKKVTKSFTSNAVISPRDSTALFGKKIIASISCRDKNAIVHYTIDGSEPNLNSPVYTKPFEITKNTIVKAQAYMYGFNPSVLSKVVYNFVDPKKNGIEWKLFEGEFKKLPDFNELKPTKQGNIYQFGLANIPIPKYNFAIQYSSYIRIEKDGEYEFFTSSNDGSNLYINDKLVVDNDGEHALKQGSGTIYLTKGFHKISVEYFQTGGSKGLQAMISSKEISFQPIPAGVLFIEKE, encoded by the coding sequence ATGAAAAATATATTTATGATTTTTCTAATCATATTTATTAGTTCAAGTTTAAAAGGTGAGTCGGTAATTATTAAAAATTTGAGATGCGAATATAAGATCAATCCAATTGGCGTTGATATTGATCAACCTCGGTTTAGCTGGGTTTTGGAATCTGAAAAACGAGGTGTAAAACAAACTGCTTATCAAATATTTGTTTCTAAGGATTTACAAAATTTAAATTCTGAAAATAATATTGAAATATGGAACAGTGAAAAAATAAATTCTGATAATACAATCCAAGTTTATTATGAAGGTAAAACTTTGGAAAGTAATACAAAGTATTTTTGGAAAGTAAAAGTTTGGGATCAAGATGGAAATATTTTTACAAGCGAATCTGCTTTTTGGGAAACTGGATTATTTAAAGAAACGGATTGGAAAGCAAAATGGATTGGACTTGATAGAGCAGTAGGAACTGATAATCCGGAAACTCCGAATAGAATTCTTTCTGCAAGAATGTTACGACATGAATTCAGCATAAATAAAAAAGTTAAAAATGCAAAAGTCTTCATATCTGGTATGGGTTTGTTTGAACTTTCTATAAATGGGAAAAAAATTGGAGATGATGTTTTGGTTCCCGGTTTGACAGAATACAATAAAACAACTTTTTATATGACTTACGATGTAACAAAAAATATTAATAAAGAAAATGCTATTGGAATAATTTTAGGTAACGGAAGATTTTTTGCTGCGCGAAAAGAAATTCCGGTAAATACAAGAAATTATGGGTTTCCCAAAGTTATTTGTCAAATAGAAATTAAATATGAAGATGGAACAAAGGATTATATATACACAGATAAAAATTGGAAACTCACTACGGATGGTCCGATAAGAAAGAATAATGAATATGACGGAGAATATTATGATGCAACAATGGAAATGGCTGATTGGGACAAGATTAATTTTAATGATTCCAAATGGATGAATGCTGAGTTAGTTGAAAAGCCAGGTGAAAAATTATTATCACAGCCTAATGAACCAATAAAAATTATGCAGGAACTTAATCCAATTTCTGTAAATGAAATTAAACCCGGTGTATTTATTTTTGATATGGGTCAGAATATGGTTGGCTGGGTTGAATTGTTTGTTAAAGGAAATAGAGGCGACAAAGTTACAATGAGATTTGCCGAAACATTAAATCCCGATGGAAGTTTATTTTTAGATAATATCAGAAGTGCTGAAGTTACCGATACATATATTCTTAAAGGCGAAGGAAACGAAAGCTGGGAACCAAAATTTACTTATCATGGATTTAGATTTGTTGAAATGATTGGTTATCCCGGCATACCAAATTTAAATTCATTAAAAGGTAAAGTTGTTCACGATGCTCTTGAAATTACCGGAACTTTTAATTGTTCAAACGAACTTATCAATCAAATTTATAAAAATGCATATTGGGGAATAAGAGGAAATTACAGAAGCATGCCCACTGATTGTCCGCAAAGAGATGAAAGGCATGGCTGGCTTGGCGATAGATCATCTGAAAGTACTGGCGAAAGTTTCATTTTTAATATTTCTAATTTATATAATAAGTGGGCTTGCGATATGCGCGATGCGCAAAATGAAAAAGGAAGTATTCCCGATGTTGCTCCGTCATATTGGCCTTTTTATAATGATAATACAACTTGGGCTGGAACATATTTATTTGTTTCGGATATGCTTTATAATCAATATGGTGATTTAAAAACTATTAAAACACATTATCCCAATATGCAGAAATGGATTGACCACATGAGTCAATATCTTAAAGACGGCATAATGTACAAAGATACTTATGGTGATTGGTGTGTTCCGCCGGAAGATGTGAAATTAATTCATACAAGTGATCCTTTAAGAACTACAAGTTCGGAATTTATTGGAACAGTGTTTTTCAATTTTGAACTAAGAATAATGGCAAAATTTGCAAAACTTCTTGGTAAAGACGGGGATGCTCAAAAATATTTACAAAAAGCTGATGAGATTAAAACTGCCTTCAACAATAAATTTCTTGATAAGGAATTAATTCAGTATTCAAATAATTCACATACATCAAATATTTTAGCCATTGCATTTGATTTAGTACCTTCCGAATTCCGAGATAAAATTATTCAAAATCTTATTCAAAAAATTTTAGGTGAAAGCGACGGTCATGTTGGAAATGGGATTATCGGTGGTCAATGGTTAATGCGTACTCTAACTTATAACGGACATGCTGATGTTGCATATTTATTGGCATCGCAATCTACATATCCAAGTTGGGGATACATGATTAAGCAAGGTGCTACCACAATTTGGGAACTATGGAACGGGGATCATGGTGATCCAGGAATGAATTCCGGAAATCATGTTATGCTTCTTGGTGATTTAATAATTTGGTACTATGAAAATTTAGCCGGAATAAAAACAGATCCGTTAAACCCTGCATTCAAACATATAATTATGAAACCTGAAGTTTTAGGTGATCTCAATTTTGTTAATGCAAATTATAATTCTTCGCGCGGTGAAATAAAAAGTAATTGGATATTGGAAGGAAATAAATTTAAGTGGGATGTAAAAATTCCGGCAAATACAACAGCAATTATTTACATTCCTACTTTAAATAAAGAAGATGTTTATGAAGGTAACCAAATTGCAAATAGTGTTAAAGGTATTAAATTTATTGGCTGGGAAGATAACTTAGCAATTTTCGAAATTTGTTCCGGAGAATATTCTTTTACAACTAAGGGAGTTAAAAAAAAAGTAACTAAATCTTTTACTTCAAATGCTGTAATTTCTCCAAGGGACTCAACGGCTTTATTTGGTAAAAAAATAATTGCATCAATTTCATGTAGAGATAAAAATGCCATCGTTCATTATACGATTGATGGAAGTGAACCTAACTTAAATTCTCCGGTTTATACAAAACCATTTGAGATTACAAAAAATACGATTGTAAAAGCCCAAGCATATATGTATGGATTTAATCCAAGTGTGCTATCAAAAGTAGTTTACAATTTTGTTGATCCAAAAAAAAATGGAATTGAGTGGAAACTTTTTGAAGGCGAATTTAAAAAACTTCCCGATTTCAATGAATTGAAACCAACAAAACAAGGAAATATTTATCAATTTGGATTGGCAAATATTCCAATCCCAAAATATAACTTTGCTATTCAATATAGTTCATATATTAGAATTGAAAAAGACGGAGAATATGAATTTTTTACTTCATCAAATGACGGAAGTAATTTATATATAAATGATAAATTAGTTGTTGATAATGATGGAGAACATGCTCTGAAACAAGGAAGCGGAACAATTTACTTAACAAAAGGATTTCATAAAATTAGTGTTGAGTATTTTCAAACCGGCGGAAGTAAAGGATTACAAGCGATGATTAGCTCAAAAGAAATTAGCTTTCAGCCAATTCCGGCTGGAGTTTTGTTCATTGAAAAAGAATAA
- a CDS encoding sugar phosphate isomerase/epimerase has product MERRKFIQISSLAGTALLSGVHLNNVSAFTKNKIKHQWPICLNTSSIRPASLDDKINSAQKAGYDGIEIWINELEDYENAGGNLKELGIEIKEKGMFVPNIIGLWDCMPMDENGFKDSLLKTKERMRRSADVGSKHVAAIPVPDRIDFDHQIGIKRYKELLKIGKEEFGIIVAFEFVGFFKGIYQFGQAAGIALDTNDPDACLIMDTFHLFRGNSGFNNIKKINGNLIANFHINDVSDSVPREEQGDQHRIYPGDGILPLVQLFKDLKSINYCGPLSLEMFNRNHWEHNPYEVAKTGIQKIEKLIELAELS; this is encoded by the coding sequence ATGGAAAGAAGAAAATTCATTCAAATATCATCATTAGCCGGAACAGCTCTACTATCTGGTGTTCATTTAAATAATGTAAGTGCTTTTACGAAAAATAAAATTAAACATCAATGGCCGATTTGTTTAAATACTTCTTCAATTAGACCGGCTTCCTTAGATGATAAAATAAATTCAGCACAAAAAGCTGGATATGATGGAATTGAAATTTGGATAAATGAATTAGAAGATTATGAAAATGCCGGTGGAAATTTAAAAGAACTCGGAATTGAGATTAAGGAAAAAGGAATGTTTGTACCCAACATTATTGGGCTTTGGGATTGTATGCCGATGGACGAAAATGGATTTAAAGATTCACTTTTGAAAACAAAAGAAAGAATGAGAAGAAGTGCAGATGTTGGTTCAAAGCATGTTGCGGCAATTCCGGTTCCGGATAGAATTGATTTTGATCATCAAATTGGAATAAAGCGTTATAAAGAATTATTGAAAATTGGGAAAGAAGAATTTGGAATTATTGTAGCTTTTGAATTTGTTGGTTTCTTCAAAGGTATTTATCAATTTGGACAAGCCGCTGGAATAGCTTTGGATACAAACGATCCCGATGCTTGTTTGATTATGGATACATTTCATCTTTTCAGAGGAAACTCCGGTTTCAACAATATTAAAAAAATAAATGGAAATTTAATTGCAAACTTTCATATAAACGATGTCAGCGATTCAGTTCCAAGAGAAGAACAAGGCGATCAACATAGAATTTATCCTGGTGATGGAATATTACCGTTAGTTCAACTTTTCAAAGATTTAAAATCTATTAATTATTGCGGTCCATTATCTCTCGAAATGTTTAATAGAAATCATTGGGAACATAATCCGTATGAAGTCGCAAAAACCGGAATTCAAAAAATTGAAAAATTAATAGAATTAGCTGAACTTAGTTAG
- a CDS encoding DUF1080 domain-containing protein: protein MKKIIIITLTFFTILNFISCSCNKFVKDTNTTKLFNGKDLTGWNIHGTEKWYVENGELICESGPDKDYGYLSTSEKFKNFELSLEFKQESDGNSGVFFRSSIEGVKISGWQVEVAPPNHDTGGIYESYGRGWLVQIPEERENILKEGQWNKLVIRAVDDNVKTWLNDEQMINFTDSKIGEGYGFIALQIHDGGGIKIRWKNIEITKL, encoded by the coding sequence ATGAAGAAAATTATAATTATTACATTAACGTTTTTTACAATTTTAAATTTCATTTCATGTTCATGCAATAAATTTGTAAAGGACACAAACACAACAAAACTTTTCAATGGGAAAGATCTTACCGGCTGGAATATTCACGGAACGGAAAAGTGGTATGTAGAAAACGGAGAATTAATTTGTGAAAGCGGACCGGATAAAGATTATGGATATTTGAGTACTTCAGAAAAGTTTAAAAACTTTGAATTGTCACTTGAGTTTAAGCAAGAATCCGATGGCAATAGCGGAGTGTTCTTTCGTTCATCAATTGAAGGTGTAAAAATTAGCGGCTGGCAAGTTGAAGTAGCGCCTCCAAATCATGATACGGGTGGAATTTATGAATCATACGGAAGAGGCTGGTTAGTTCAAATTCCAGAAGAAAGAGAAAATATTTTAAAAGAAGGACAATGGAATAAATTAGTAATTCGTGCCGTAGATGATAATGTAAAAACATGGCTCAATGATGAACAAATGATAAACTTTACAGATAGCAAAATAGGCGAAGGATACGGATTTATCGCTTTGCAAATTCATGACGGAGGCGGTATTAAAATAAGATGGAAAAACATTGAAATAACCAAATTATAA
- a CDS encoding DUF1080 domain-containing protein, translating to MKKTFYLALVIILSITLNYCIDKNEPEKVNRYLPKNNILTENEKSNGWILLFDGKTTNGWHEFGKEKVETGWVVKNGELFAFSDENNKSSDIITDDKFFNFDFICEWKISNGGNSGIFYHIQEGENFRSPIDSAPEYQLIDDIGFPGKLEEWQKTGANYAMHNPSQNKKLKNVDEWNMSRIIVKDSLVQHFINGEKIVEFKRWTNDWKMRVQNSKWREHHNYGLYKEGSIGLQSHGNSIWFRNIKIRQL from the coding sequence ATGAAGAAAACTTTTTATTTAGCATTAGTAATCATTTTATCAATTACATTAAATTATTGTATTGATAAAAATGAACCAGAAAAAGTAAATCGATATTTACCAAAAAATAATATTCTTACCGAGAATGAGAAAAGTAATGGATGGATTTTATTATTCGATGGGAAAACCACAAATGGCTGGCATGAGTTTGGGAAAGAAAAAGTTGAAACCGGATGGGTTGTAAAAAATGGCGAACTTTTTGCATTCAGTGATGAAAATAACAAAAGCAGCGACATAATAACTGATGACAAATTTTTTAATTTTGATTTTATTTGTGAGTGGAAAATATCGAATGGCGGGAACAGCGGAATATTCTATCATATTCAAGAAGGTGAAAATTTTAGAAGTCCTATTGATTCGGCACCGGAATATCAATTAATTGATGATATTGGTTTCCCAGGTAAATTAGAAGAATGGCAAAAAACCGGCGCAAATTATGCAATGCATAATCCATCTCAAAATAAAAAATTAAAAAATGTTGACGAATGGAATATGAGCAGAATTATTGTTAAGGATTCGCTGGTTCAACATTTTATTAACGGAGAGAAAATTGTTGAATTTAAACGGTGGACTAATGATTGGAAAATGCGTGTGCAAAATTCTAAATGGAGAGAACATCATAATTACGGGCTTTACAAAGAAGGAAGTATCGGTTTGCAAAGCCATGGGAACAGTATTTGGTTTCGTAATATAAAAATTAGACAACTATAA
- a CDS encoding DUF2961 domain-containing protein, with the protein MLRMIFIVFINFTNISLLFCQSTSLKNLYKLNDGISRSISPENFTGEKGKGGMATLEEGTASKAAKKLGQGWKVNPYIHIEPGATFTLGEINNSGIINHIWMTPVGDYRLMILRIYWDDEKVPSIEVPVGDFFATGWGIMNEPIINSLAVCVNPRSGFNSYWQMPFRKKCKITMENLGEKRATVYYQINYTLQNLETNTPYFHAQFRRVNPLPYKEVFTILDNVKGKGQYVGTYLAHGARKKGWWGEGEIKFYLDGDKEFPTICGTGEEDYFCGSYGYNDREKNGKTIYSEFSSLYSGFYQVKDSTISDYVGVFGQYRWHIEDPIKFDKDLKITIQSLGWGYDGYLPLEDDLASVAYWYQIEPHEKFPNLPDKENLIIKRKK; encoded by the coding sequence ATGTTAAGAATGATTTTTATTGTGTTCATAAATTTTACAAATATTTCATTATTATTTTGCCAAAGTACAAGTTTGAAAAATCTCTATAAATTAAATGATGGAATTTCAAGATCAATAAGTCCAGAAAATTTTACCGGAGAAAAAGGTAAAGGAGGTATGGCGACGCTTGAAGAAGGAACTGCATCAAAAGCTGCAAAAAAATTAGGACAAGGATGGAAAGTTAATCCTTATATCCATATTGAACCTGGAGCTACATTCACATTAGGAGAAATAAATAATTCCGGAATTATTAATCATATTTGGATGACTCCGGTTGGAGATTATAGATTAATGATTTTACGAATTTATTGGGATGATGAAAAAGTGCCGTCAATAGAAGTTCCAGTTGGGGATTTCTTTGCAACCGGTTGGGGAATAATGAACGAACCAATTATAAATTCACTTGCAGTTTGTGTTAATCCAAGAAGTGGTTTTAATTCATACTGGCAAATGCCTTTTAGAAAAAAATGTAAAATAACAATGGAAAATTTAGGTGAGAAAAGAGCTACTGTTTATTATCAAATAAACTATACACTGCAAAACCTTGAAACCAATACTCCATATTTTCACGCGCAGTTTAGAAGAGTAAATCCATTACCTTACAAAGAAGTTTTTACAATTTTAGATAATGTTAAAGGCAAAGGGCAATATGTTGGAACTTACTTAGCTCACGGAGCGCGCAAAAAAGGCTGGTGGGGCGAAGGTGAAATAAAATTTTATCTTGATGGCGACAAAGAATTTCCAACAATTTGTGGAACCGGAGAAGAAGATTATTTCTGCGGATCATATGGCTACAACGATCGAGAAAAAAATGGTAAAACTATTTATTCAGAATTTAGCAGTTTATATTCTGGATTTTATCAAGTTAAAGATTCAACAATTTCAGACTATGTTGGAGTTTTCGGTCAATACAGATGGCACATTGAAGATCCTATAAAATTTGATAAAGATTTAAAAATAACTATTCAATCTTTAGGCTGGGGATATGATGGTTATTTACCTTTAGAGGATGATTTGGCTTCAGTTGCATATTGGTATCAAATCGAACCGCATGAAAAATTTCCAAATTTACCGGATAAAGAAAATTTAATCATTAAAAGGAAGAAATAG